The following proteins come from a genomic window of Trifolium pratense cultivar HEN17-A07 linkage group LG4, ARS_RC_1.1, whole genome shotgun sequence:
- the LOC123922370 gene encoding uncharacterized protein Mb2253c-like, translating into MARERACFKVVASHSAAHSCILEFDGAYSGNPGRSGAGAVLRDGNQVQRFSQGLGTQTNNSAEYQGLILGLKEVANQGYDRVYVQGDSQLVCNQFEGSWKVNNQNLSGLCNEAQQLRDNFKSVTVEHVPRGHNTEADAQASRGKYLRGGTRVYLVFSFSYVSMLLI; encoded by the exons ATGGCTAGAGAGAGAGCTTGCTTCAAGGTTGTAGCTTCGCATTCAGCTGCG CATTCTTGTATCCTTGAATTCGATGGAGCATATAGTGGAAACCCTGGAAGGTCTGGAGCAGGAGCTGTGCTGCGTGATGGGAACCAG GTTCAGCGCTTCAGTCAAGGACTGGGCACTCAGACAAATAATTCTGCTGAATATCAAGGTTTAATTTTGGGATTGAAAGAAGTAGCCAACCAAGGATATGATCGTGTTTATGTTCAAGGTGACTCTCAGCTTGTTTGCAACCAG TTTGAGGGTTCCTGGAAAGTGAACAACCAGAATTTAAGTGGCCTGTGTAATGAGGCTCAGCAGCTGAGGGATAACTTTAAGTCAGTCACTGTCGAACATGTTCCTAGG gGCCATAACACTGAAGCTGATGCTCAAGCAAGTCGGGGTAAATATCTCAGAG GTGGTACGAGAGTTTACTTGGTGTTTTCCTTTTCCTATGTCTCGATGTTACTTATTTGA